The nucleotide sequence ACGGCTGCTTCGGCCTCTATTTCTGGCTCCGGCTCAAACGCGGATTTTTCCGCGCGGCGCCCTGGCTGCTCGCGGGCGCGGTGCTGGTGCCGACCCTGGCGCTCCTCGGTGTGGTCCAGGGCGGGCGCAACGTGGCGTTGCTCGCCGCCGATCCCGCGTGGCGCGCACAGGAACTCGGGCCGAACCATTTCGGCTTGAAGGCGCAGAGCGAGCGGCTGGGCGCGGTTCGCCGCGGCCTCTTCTCGGCCTACCTCGCGGCACTTGGGCTCGTCGTGCTGGCGCGCGGTGCCCGCACCTTGGCCGAGACGCGCGGCGGCTTCGTGCGCATCGGCTATCCCGACGGGCGCACCGTCCGCGTGCCGCGGGGCAGCAGCGTTCTCGAAGCGAGCCGGCGCGGCCGCATCCCGCATGCGAGCGTGTGCGGCGGGCGGGGCCGCTGTTCGACCTGCCGCATCCGCGTGGTCGATCCGGAGCGCCACCGCAACCTGCCGGAGCCGGAACGGACGGAGCGCCTCGTCTTGGAGCGCATCGGCGCCAGCCCCGGCATCCGGCTCGCCTGCCAGCTCCGGCCAACGGCCGACTTGATCGTCGCGCCGCTGTTCACGCCGCAGGCCCGCGTGACCGCCGTGCCCGACGCGGAGCGAGCCGCGACCGGCGAGGAGCGCTTCGTCGTCGTGCTGTTCGCCGATCTGCGCGGCTCGACCCGGTTCGCCGAGGAGCACCTGCCCTACGACACCGTCTTCGTCATCGGCCGCTTCCTCGGCGCAGTCGGCCGTGCGGTGCGCGAGGCGGGCGGATCGGTCAACCAGCATCTCGGCGACGGGCTGATGGCGATCTTCGGTCTCGATCGCGACCCGAAGCGCGCCG is from Methylorubrum sp. B1-46 and encodes:
- a CDS encoding adenylate/guanylate cyclase domain-containing protein; this encodes MGQAARPGFGRRFGLPWLARPTLRQLRLGSGLVLFAYVLTHLLVHALGNISLGALETGLTVKAALWRTPPALVLLYGALLTHLALGLYAFYERRFYRVRPAETAQLLLGLAVPLLLLSHVVGTRLAWSLEELDRGYPQILYATWVAAPGQGLLQAAGLVVAWLHGCFGLYFWLRLKRGFFRAAPWLLAGAVLVPTLALLGVVQGGRNVALLAADPAWRAQELGPNHFGLKAQSERLGAVRRGLFSAYLAALGLVVLARGARTLAETRGGFVRIGYPDGRTVRVPRGSSVLEASRRGRIPHASVCGGRGRCSTCRIRVVDPERHRNLPEPERTERLVLERIGASPGIRLACQLRPTADLIVAPLFTPQARVTAVPDAERAATGEERFVVVLFADLRGSTRFAEEHLPYDTVFVIGRFLGAVGRAVREAGGSVNQHLGDGLMAIFGLDRDPKRAARDALRAVDGIAAHVEQLNRMLAADLGERLRYGVGLHAGLAIVGELGDETESRFTVLGDTVNVAARLEGLTGPMRQIAIVSEAVYEAAGLPAGPLQELTLTGRAQPLRARLIGADAPAALQDG